The Cuculus canorus isolate bCucCan1 chromosome 5, bCucCan1.pri, whole genome shotgun sequence DNA segment ATCCTGCGGGGAGAGCGGACATGGGTGGCGAGGCAGGGGCCAAGCCCAGCTCCCCCCTCACCCTTCTCCTACCCTCCCTGGGCGTCCTTACCTTGGCAAGCCTCCGCTCAGGGGTCTTGGTGCAGTTGCCCATGGCTTGGGGTGGCCCCCGCGCCGCAGGACATGCCTGGCCACAGCTGAGGGGGTGCGGGAGCAGCCGGGGCTGCGCGGGGATTTGAGTTTTTTATGGAATATCTGGGGATATGCAGGGCAGGCGGCagtgagggggggggggtcaccGTGCCCGCGCACACACATAATCCTCCGGATTATTCCCTGCTTGGCCGCTCTGCTCCAGATGTGGGGAGCCGCCCAGCTGTTCCCGCAGCCCCGGCAACGCTCACGCCTCCTGGAACCCCCCAAGACCCCAACCTCTCCCTCCACAGCCATTACCTCTCTGACAACGGGGCGTGGCTGGGGTCGCGGCCACTCGGCCCCATGTCGACGCTCCAGTGCGGACGTGCCACTGTGGCTGGGATGCCTGCATCCCTCaggggtgctggtggtgctgggacGCCCCTGTCCCCGGAGCTGGGGAACGAGGCGGAGGCGACGGCTGCTGCgggaggtgctgggggacacggggggcaCAGGGGTCGCGGTTCCCCGACGCTGTGGCCCAcggaagaagaaaaacatgttgcTGTCCGCCCTGTCCCGACGCCTGCCACCAGACCCTGCTCTCCCGCAGAGGGAAACTGATCCCCTGAGCTCGGCATTCACCCCAACCCTCTGCCTCGAGCGGACGAGGCCACTGGCAGTTGGGGACGAGGCCGCTGATGACCGGGGACAAGGACGCTGCTGATAAGGAACAAACGTGGCTTCAAATGTGGGGAGAGCGGGGCTGGCTCTGGGCACCGAAGGGCTTGGGGGACTGTGGTTCCCCCCTCCTcagggccgggggggggggtcggAACCGGGCGCCCCAGGGGGTAACGGGggagggaggctgtgggggCTCCAATTTCAGCTGCGAAACCCGAGACGTACTGGTGCACCCGGCACGTGGCGGGGGAAGGGGGGCACTGGCCACGCCCCTTGGAGGCCGCGCCCCCTCTTGGGCGACAGTCATACTTGGGTCACGTCCACTTCCTTGAGGCCACGCCCATCGCCCTGTGGCCACaccccccgtgtcctgggctgcacccagagcagttggaccagggagggaggggattctgaccctctgctccgctctgtgagacccacctggagccctgcgtccagttctggagtcctcagcacagggaggacatggagctgttggagcgagtgcagaggaggccacggagatgatccaagggctggagcacctcctgtccgaggccaggctgagagagttggggttgttcagcctggagaagagaaggctggagggagacctttagagcagtttccaggactgaaaggggttccaggaaagctggggagggactcttgattggggagtgcagggacaggatgagggaaagggtttggagctggaagaggggagatggagatggggtcTTGGGGAGAAATCAGCAAACTGATGGTggaaggcagggacagggctgcAGGTCTGGACTTTGGAGCTGCTCACAAGTTCCTAGAAGCAGTTGATATTCCACCTGAAGGTGGGAGATGCTTCCTTTATGGAAACAATTTAGTTAACCAAAAGTGACCACCTCCCCAGATTACCCTTCTCCTACTCTGGTTGGGCAAAGAATCACAAAAACAGtcttttcaaatgaaaggaTGTCACCCACAAAGTAAGCAACTCCAACAGCCACTTCTCTGCAGGGGAACAACCCATAGGATGCCCAAGTTACCACCAGCTCTGCATTAAAGAGGGCACAAGGGCGGGGCTGAGCTGGAGGTGTGTGTGGAGGAATGCTGGGGCTTGTAGTGGCAGCTTCCCTGAACATCACAGATTCTCCTCTGCCTCCACGACTGGCCTTGTCTGGGGTCCATGGCTCCCACCCTGAGCACCATTCTGGCAAGATGTGCTCATAGTCCTGGGTTATTCGGTGTTGCAGACAACAGAGCAGGCCCTCCTCAGcgtgaggctggagaagagaagtctcttgggagaccttagagcagctttccaggactgaaaggggctccagaaaagccggagaggggctcttgatcggagagtgcagggacaggatgaggggaagtgtttggagctgaaagagggaagatggagatgagatcttggggagaaatgttttgttgtgagggtggggaggccctggcccaggttgcccagagcagtggtggctgcctcatccctggaggtgttgaaggtcaggttggatggggcttggagcccctgatccagtgtgaagtgtccctgcccatggccgtggtgggactggatggagTCTGAGGTCCCTTCACACCGAACCCATCCCGTGGTTCTACGATCCCACACGGCCCCCAGCCCTGTGACCACGCCCCCACCCCATGGTCATGCAGCCGCGTTTTGGCCCCGCCTCTCAGAAGACGAGTGCTACAGCGTGGACACACCCCTCGCTTAGACCACGCCCTCTTCTCATGCCACGCCCCCTCGATCAGCCTGGCACGCTTCCCCCTCGCCGTTGTTGTCGCTCGCTGATGACGTCACGTCGTGCGCCGCAGCGGGGGCGGCTGAAGGTGACGGCGGCTCCGGTGCCGgtgccccctcagccccgccATGGCCGCCCGGCAGCTGCTGGCGCTGCGGCGCCTGCCCGCCGCCTCCTACTCGGTGAGCGGGGACGGGAAGCGGCGGGCGATGCGGGGCGGGTGCCGCCGGGACCGCCGGTGCTGAACCTGTCTGTCCCCGCAGACCGCGCCCAAGAAGACGCAGTTCGGGTCGCTGCGGGATGAGGACCGGATCTTCACCAACCTCTACGGGCGGCACGACTGGAGGTGAGCACCGGGGCTGGGCGGGGGCCGGTGCCTCGCATGTCCCGGTGCAGCCCCGTCCCGGTGCCTTGCATGTCCCAGAGCATCGCAGTCACAGTGTATCCCAGTCTCAGTGTATCCCAGTCCTGGTGCCTCATATGGCCCGGTGCAGCCCAGTCCCAGTGCGTCTCAGTGCCTCACACATCCCAGGGCATCCAGTCGCAGTGCATCCTGTCCTGGTACATCCAATCCTGGTGCATCCCGGTGCCAATGCATCCAGTCCCAGTGCTTCATATgtcccagtacatcccagtccTGAAGCATCCCAGTCCCAATGAATCCTGATACTGGTGCTTCACATGTCCTGATGCATCCCGGTCCCGGTGCCTTGCATCCAGCTACCTTGTGTCCCAGTGCGTTCCTGCTCACCCATCCTGGTGCATCCTGTCCCTATGCCACCCTTTCCAATGGCAGCGTGGCCAGTGCAGTGCAGTTTGGCTTGGCCCAGCCAGTCCCAGTGCTACCGGTTGTGCCAtgcccacaggctgcagggcgCCCTGCGCCGCGGCGACTGGTACAAGACAAAGGAGATCCTGCTCAAGGGAGTGGACTGGATCCTGGGTGAGATCAAGACTTCGGGGCTGCGGGGCCGCGGTGGTGCCGGTTTCCCCACCGGCCTCAAGTGGAGCTTCATGAACAAACCCCCGGATGGCAGGTGAGCCCTGTACCAGTGTGTCTCTGATTCCGGTGGGGTTCCCTCCTCACGGGGAGCCCGACCCTGACATCTCCACCCCCCAGACCCAAGTACCTGGTGGTGAACGCAGATGAGGGGGAGCCGGGCACCTGCAAGGACCGGGAGATCATGCGCCACGACCCCCACAAGCTGGTGGAGGGGTGCCTGGTGGCAGGGCGAGCCATGGGCGCCCGCGCCGCCTACATCTATATCCGTGGTGAATTCTACAACGAGGCTTCCAACCTGCAGGTGAGTGGCAATGGGGCAGGGACTCCACTGGCATagagcccccagacccacccTCAGTGTCCCTCTCTGTGTGTCCTGTGCCACAGGTGGCCATCCAGGAAGCCTACAAGGCCGGGCTGCTGGGGAAGGATGCCTGTGGCTCCGGCTACGCCTTCGACGTCTTTGTGGTGCGTGGGGCCGGGGCCTACATCTGCGGGGAGGAGACGGCGCTGATTGAGTCCATCGAGGGCAAGCAGGGCAAACCGCGCCTCAAGCCGCCCTTCCCCGCAGACGTGGGTATGGCTGGGCCCTCCCTGCTTCCCAACCAGCTTGCACGGCTCTTGGTGGCCTGAGCCCTAATTTTGTAGAATCATTGAgtttggaaaagccctctaagctcatccagtccaaccccaccacACCAACCAAAgcatgtccccaggtgccacggCCACACATGTTTTGAAcccctcagggatggggacttcacAGCTGCcttgtgcagcctctgccagggcttcactgaCCTTTTCCGTGAAGGAATAGttcccaatgtccaatctgaacctcccctagcacaacttgaggccattccttctcagcttatcacttgtcacttgggagaagagcccagcacccacctgtctccagcctccttttaggcagttgtaagagtgtgatgaggtctcccctcagcctcctccagactaaacaatcccagttccacTCAAACATGGCCACTCAAAAGCAGGACACAATGGCAGCATCCAGACAAAAGCAGTTCTCCCCAAGCCACTGTCCTGCTGCTTTTGGTTGagagctcctgctgcttctaCGTGTCCCTTCCCATCCGGCTCACGTGGCTCTTGGTAGCACGAGCCCTAATTTCCACACAAAGGCAGCCACTTGGGAGCAGGACAAAATGGCAACAACCAGACAAAGCCAGTTGTCGTTAAGCCACCGTCTCTCTACTTCCAGGTGTCTTTGGCTGCCCCACCACAGTGGCCAATGTGGAGACGGTGTCCGTGGCCCCCACCATCTGCCGGCGTGGCGGCACCTGGTTTGCCGGCTTTGGGCGGGAGCGCAACTCTGGGACGAAACTCTTTAATATCTCGGGTCACGTCAACCACCCCTGCACCGTGGAGGAGGAGATGTCGGTGCCACTGAAGGAGCTAATCGAGAAGCACGCTGGTAAGTGCTGCTGGCCACCAAACTGCACCGGGATGGCGCTGGGCCTGGCTCAGCCCCTCCTGTCCTCGGCTCTTTGGCAGGGGGTGTCCGTGGGGGCTGGGACAACCTGCTGGCTGTCATCCCGGGGGGCTCCTCCACGCCGCTGCTCCCCAAGTCAGTGTGCGAGACGGTGCTGATGGACTTCGACGCCTTGGTGCAGGCACAGAGCGGGCTTGGCACGGCTGCTGTCATCGTCATGGATAAATCGGTAAGGGAGGAGCCCCCTCCCTGGCACCACGGTGCTGCTGTGGCATCCTcacccttctctccctccccagacCGACATCATTAAAGCCATCGCTCGCCTCATCGAGTTCTACAAACACGAGAGCTGTGGGCAGTGCACACCCTGCCGAGAAGGTGAGCGGGGAGATCTGGAGGgagcctttccctccctctgaGCCCCTCACAGCTTTTCCCTCCCCGCAGGTGTCGACTGGATGAACAAGGTGATGGCGCGATTCGTGCAGGGCAACGCGCAGGCAGCCGAGATCGACGCACTGTGGGAAATCAGCAAGCAGATTGAGGGCCACACTATCTGTGCCCTGGGCGATGGCGCAGCCTGGCCCGTGCAGGTGCCAGGAGGGAATTTGCGGCTGGGAGCAGGATTTGGGAGGGCTGGCAGCCTTTCTTGTGCCTTGTTAACTCCCTTTGCTCTGCACAGGGTCTCATCCGCCACTTCCGACCGGAGTTGGAGGAGAGGATGCGGCGCTACGGTGAGGCCAAAGCCCGTGCAGCGTCAGCGTAAGGAGTCACCAGTGGAGCCGGCTGCCAGCGGTGCTTCCAGCCTCTGTGGGGGCAAGGGGGTTCCCGGAGCAGTTGGGGCTCCTCAATAAATGCTGCTGCACTCGCGGGCTCCTCTCGCTGCTGGGGCAATGAGGCTTTGGGCATAAAGCAATGGGAAGGGGCTGCCAGGGGGCTCTGGGTTCTGCTTCCCTGGAGCAGGGGATCCCTAGGGATCGGGGAACCACACAGCTGAGGTCTGGATACCCCCAGACTGGAGATCCTGACTCCGTGGAAGTCCATGTACCCtctggggctggcagggagggcgctgtggggcagcaccTGGGTTTCCACAGCCACAGGTCCATCCCTGGGGACTCCACACCCTTTGTCATGACTGTGGTGACACCAGAGCATCTCCTGCCTGTCCTTGTGTCACGGGGATGGATTTCACCCCCTCCACCCCATGGTGAGGTGCTGGGGCCCATCCTTGTGCCACAACTTGGACCCCCCGCCACACGTGGtttcaaacatgttttttttaaccaaatcaCAGTGTTTGATGGCACCCATGGGcgcagggaggcagcagcacctACGGCTCAGCGCCGGTTCCCCACTTTGCAGCGAGGTCCACGTGCAGGCAGATACCACCATCTGCACCAAAGgagctctgccagtgccctCCACCCCAAAAATGGCACCTGGGGTTCACCCCATCAGGCTGACCTCCTAGAGTGGGACGGCACGTCGGTCTTCTTGCGGTAGTGGCCAGGCACAAGCAGCTCCAGGGTGAGCTCAGTGATGATTGCCGTGAGCCCCCAGATGCGGTGGGGGCCGTTGAGGAAGACTGGCAGGGTGTAGCCGTAGCGGCCGGCGGTGCGGAAGTGTGTGTAGCCCTGGTTCTCCTCACGCaggagatgatccaaggacaGCGTGAAGACCTCCTCCACCTGCGGACACAGCATGGAGGTGGGGTGGCCACGGCATCACCGAGGCAGCCGGGGAAGGGGGTCTGGTGTCACTCACCTCGTCAGGGTTGGGAGTCAGCGTTAGGTCCTCCAGAGGTCCCAAGTTGGCCACGATGGGAGCCACCAGCTGTCCCTGCTGGAAGGAGGGGTCTGGAAGGGGCAGGAGTGCCAGGCTCCTGGCCCCAGTGCCACCCAAACCCAGCGCGTGCCTGTCACCTGACACTTCTGCAGACGGTGCCCTGTGTCCCTTT contains these protein-coding regions:
- the NDUFV1 gene encoding NADH dehydrogenase [ubiquinone] flavoprotein 1, mitochondrial; protein product: MAARQLLALRRLPAASYSTAPKKTQFGSLRDEDRIFTNLYGRHDWRLQGALRRGDWYKTKEILLKGVDWILGEIKTSGLRGRGGAGFPTGLKWSFMNKPPDGRPKYLVVNADEGEPGTCKDREIMRHDPHKLVEGCLVAGRAMGARAAYIYIRGEFYNEASNLQVAIQEAYKAGLLGKDACGSGYAFDVFVVRGAGAYICGEETALIESIEGKQGKPRLKPPFPADVGVFGCPTTVANVETVSVAPTICRRGGTWFAGFGRERNSGTKLFNISGHVNHPCTVEEEMSVPLKELIEKHAGGVRGGWDNLLAVIPGGSSTPLLPKSVCETVLMDFDALVQAQSGLGTAAVIVMDKSTDIIKAIARLIEFYKHESCGQCTPCREGVDWMNKVMARFVQGNAQAAEIDALWEISKQIEGHTICALGDGAAWPVQGLIRHFRPELEERMRRYGEAKARAASA